A region from the Microcoleus sp. FACHB-68 genome encodes:
- a CDS encoding metal-binding protein produces the protein MPSGRTHDRITLWTLPVVAGLTFAQTRSGNLTLLVAGGFFFSGLMFGPDLDIYSRQFQRWGWLRWIWLPYQNSLRHRSFLSHGPLIGSALRLLYLAGCVGIVVMLGLLAGQQFWGWSWTWDMVADFLLQLLKLYYAEWIALYIGLELGSMSHYLSDWGGSAYKRIKKYGLMGWLFPAASSKKRRRPASENKRRQTKGKSKI, from the coding sequence ATGCCCTCTGGTCGCACCCATGACCGTATTACCTTGTGGACTTTGCCGGTGGTTGCCGGCCTGACGTTCGCGCAAACCCGGAGTGGTAATCTCACTTTGTTGGTTGCCGGTGGCTTTTTCTTCAGCGGCCTGATGTTTGGCCCAGATTTGGACATTTACTCGCGGCAGTTCCAGCGTTGGGGATGGCTGCGTTGGATTTGGTTACCTTACCAAAACAGTTTGCGCCATCGGTCGTTTTTGTCTCATGGGCCACTGATTGGATCGGCGCTACGGCTGCTTTATCTGGCCGGCTGTGTGGGGATTGTGGTGATGTTGGGGTTATTAGCCGGTCAGCAGTTTTGGGGTTGGTCTTGGACTTGGGACATGGTTGCTGACTTTCTTCTGCAATTACTCAAACTTTATTATGCTGAATGGATTGCGCTGTATATCGGGCTGGAATTAGGCTCAATGAGTCACTATCTCAGTGATTGGGGCGGGTCAGCTTACAAGCGGATTAAGAAGTATGGGCTGATGGGCTGGCTGTTTCCGGCTGCGAGTTCTAAGAAACGCCGGCGTCCTGCAAGTGAAAATAAGCGCCGGCAAACTAAAGGTAAATCTAAAATTTAA
- the htpG gene encoding molecular chaperone HtpG — MTMLEQGTITIHTENIFPIIKKSLYSDHEIFLRELVSNAVDAIQKLKMVSLAGELSGELEEPKIQITLDKEKKTLAISDNGIGMTADEVKKYINQVAFSSAEEFIQKYKAGDEQPIIGHFGLGFYSSFMVAKHVEIDTLSYKEGAQAVHWSCDGSPTFQLEESSRTTRGTTITLTLQDEEGEYAESARIKQLVKTYCDFMPVPIELDGETINRQKALWRQSPSSLTKEDYLEFYRYLYPFQEEPLIWVHLNTDYPFLVNGILYFPKLKPDVDVTKGQIKLFCNQVFVSEHCEEIIPKFLLPMRGVIDSPDIPLNVSRSALQMDRTVRKIADFIAKKVADRLKELYRDSKEEYIRCWQDIGTFVKFGCLNDDKFKKQVEDIIIFRSTAELNAGTGSDTPAVEVQSEEGDIWQQVNPSSNPAGGPSYTTIKEYLERNKERHENRVFYCTDEVNQATYVQLHKNQGLEVLFMDSFIDPHFISFLEREYQDVKFSRVDSELDDKLIEKDKASEIVDPTTNKTRSEQIKDLFQTALNKPKLTIRTEALKSDDAKGTPPAMVLLPEFLRRLRDMNALMQQQELSQFPEEHILVINTAHPMIQNLGNISQGSIIQGEGQSPSGELANMICHHVYDLALMAQKGFDAEGMQNFVERSNKLLTSLTERAAGV; from the coding sequence ATGACAATGCTGGAACAGGGCACTATCACTATTCATACCGAGAATATTTTTCCCATTATCAAGAAGTCCCTCTACTCTGACCATGAAATCTTCTTGCGGGAATTAGTTTCTAATGCCGTCGATGCGATCCAAAAACTGAAAATGGTTTCCCTTGCCGGCGAACTCAGCGGCGAGTTGGAGGAACCAAAAATTCAGATTACCCTCGACAAAGAAAAGAAAACCTTAGCCATCTCCGACAACGGCATCGGCATGACGGCTGATGAGGTGAAAAAATACATCAATCAAGTCGCCTTCTCTAGCGCTGAAGAATTTATTCAAAAGTACAAAGCCGGCGACGAACAGCCAATCATCGGTCACTTTGGCTTGGGTTTTTATTCCTCCTTCATGGTGGCTAAACACGTCGAGATTGATACCCTTTCCTACAAAGAAGGCGCTCAAGCGGTACACTGGTCTTGCGACGGTTCACCCACTTTTCAGTTAGAAGAATCTTCTCGCACTACTCGCGGCACCACCATTACCCTTACACTTCAAGATGAAGAGGGAGAATACGCAGAATCTGCCCGCATTAAACAGCTAGTAAAAACCTACTGCGACTTCATGCCGGTGCCGATTGAACTTGATGGCGAAACCATCAACCGGCAAAAAGCTTTGTGGCGGCAATCTCCTAGCAGTCTCACCAAAGAAGACTATTTAGAATTTTACCGCTACCTCTACCCATTCCAAGAAGAACCGTTGATTTGGGTGCATTTAAACACCGACTATCCCTTCCTCGTCAACGGCATTCTCTACTTCCCTAAACTCAAACCTGATGTAGATGTTACCAAAGGACAAATTAAACTGTTCTGCAATCAGGTTTTTGTTAGCGAACACTGCGAAGAAATTATTCCTAAATTCCTGCTGCCCATGCGCGGGGTTATTGACAGCCCAGATATTCCCCTGAATGTCTCCCGCAGCGCCTTGCAGATGGATCGAACCGTTCGCAAAATTGCCGATTTTATTGCCAAGAAAGTTGCGGATCGTCTCAAAGAACTGTACCGCGATAGCAAAGAGGAATATATCCGTTGCTGGCAAGATATCGGCACCTTTGTCAAATTCGGCTGCTTGAACGATGATAAATTCAAAAAACAAGTTGAAGATATCATTATCTTCCGTAGCACAGCCGAACTGAATGCCGGCACCGGCAGCGACACGCCGGCAGTGGAAGTGCAATCTGAGGAAGGCGACATTTGGCAGCAAGTGAACCCTTCATCTAACCCTGCCGGCGGCCCTTCTTATACCACGATTAAAGAATACCTGGAACGCAATAAAGAGCGCCATGAAAACCGGGTATTTTATTGCACCGATGAAGTTAACCAAGCAACTTACGTGCAATTGCACAAGAACCAAGGTTTAGAAGTCCTATTTATGGACTCCTTCATCGATCCTCACTTCATCAGCTTCTTGGAACGAGAGTATCAAGATGTTAAATTCTCTCGTGTGGATTCCGAACTCGACGACAAGCTGATTGAGAAAGACAAAGCATCTGAAATTGTCGATCCCACAACCAACAAAACCCGCAGCGAACAGATCAAAGATTTGTTCCAAACTGCTTTAAATAAGCCGAAACTGACGATTCGCACCGAGGCGCTGAAGTCAGACGATGCCAAAGGTACGCCGCCGGCAATGGTACTTTTGCCAGAATTTCTGCGCCGGTTGCGTGATATGAATGCCTTGATGCAACAACAAGAGTTGTCGCAATTCCCAGAGGAACATATCTTGGTGATCAATACAGCTCACCCGATGATCCAAAACCTGGGCAATATCAGCCAAGGCAGCATTATTCAAGGTGAAGGGCAATCTCCCTCTGGCGAATTGGCTAATATGATTTGCCATCATGTCTATGATTTGGCGCTGATGGCTCAGAAAGGCTTTGATGCTGAAGGGATGCAAAATTTCGTTGAGCGCTCTAACAAACTGTTAACGAGCCTCACAGAACGCGCTGCCGGTGTCTAA
- the rpmB gene encoding 50S ribosomal protein L28, which produces MARKCQLTGKQANNGFAVSHSHRRTHKLQEVNLQWKRIWWPQANRWVKLRLSTKAIKTLEHKGLQAFAKEAGLDLRKF; this is translated from the coding sequence ATGGCACGCAAATGTCAACTGACCGGCAAACAGGCAAATAATGGTTTTGCAGTTTCTCACTCCCACCGGCGCACCCACAAACTGCAAGAAGTCAATTTACAGTGGAAGCGAATTTGGTGGCCCCAAGCTAACCGCTGGGTGAAATTGCGGCTTTCCACTAAAGCGATTAAAACTTTAGAACACAAAGGTTTACAGGCTTTTGCGAAAGAAGCCGGTTTGGATCTGCGGAAGTTTTAA